The following proteins are encoded in a genomic region of Diabrotica virgifera virgifera chromosome 1, PGI_DIABVI_V3a:
- the LOC114338741 gene encoding serine-rich adhesin for platelets gives MFITEKIVKYSDRTVGYSKMTCWMLLLCCTSICTGLVHRRPRPGASWNGHEFHTYPHPAQQLVVPRSIMVDVVNDLGLKLLAIHNENNEDNIAISPYGAVSILIALGEGLQGEAVRELQQAAHIPNDISIIRVGLRDIHRHLKSYFIPKEGFLAGLTLNHENVTLRSSYVDTLKYYGFDITSFNSGLYPPPPTTERPSLTTTDTPGREMTMEMTLPPTATEQQPKLDTTVVTASVTVKDMVTTTNPTTTLTTEETTAPTTTIIPMISTELSTMLPTELTTTITTLQPTTTPNSEPSTLKIVTTEVPTTSTTVVTTEVSMRTTEEVTKITREIKDNSITPSITTEEMYTTLATSPTSTSEEPTTVTTINIDTTTKVIKETMETTAEEVTTTEINTENVPMEISSTTDYTTQADTTVISPITTTTESAILETTSKIPDTTIITTIEPIGSETETTTEIIMLETILVTLPSEISTTVDLLPQTTPTVISTQGESFPQTTITETTTDSLIEETTTEPSLSKETSTEASNEGETFTPAKSTATTIESVTFDSTLVPTEISTVAESFTQTQVTEKITTEAPATEIKPEVSTNTEAEDSTKEISTETESVPETTTLLSYPYPDASTPEIETSKDVDENEVFASDSPTLPAKRKRSKNSFKQLNSYKHRPRSTYTSDYNEYLSGKNRKLASGIGDSKRDPIRRTRSVVDYVIARYYDDYHSNNHHNLEPYVPQMRPSFLIQGKYRENQIEFMKYDTVLPFFYVSHLKVQALSFPLDSPKYYLLILLPVQENGVDRLICELRFNGSLKYIIENLRLRHVTAVIPSFMLKGYVNLTPTLQKLGIRRVFEPNQADFSPMTSFREIFVTNIEQAITVNIRNYVEPDPIVNRREFRQDPPVDFRVDRPFLYFVVDTELHVTLMAGKIVNPLNTRIT, from the exons aTTCACAATGAAAACAACGAAGATAATATAGCCATATCGCCCTATGGGGCTGTTAGTATTCTTATAGCTTTAGGAGAAGGTCTTCAGGGTGAAGCGGTACGTGAACTGCAACAAGCTGCTCATATTCCCAACGACATTTCAATTATTAGAGTGGGTTTGCGAGATATTCATCGCCATTTAAAG AGTTATTTTATTCCCAAAGAAGGTTTCCTAGCAGGATTAACCTTAAACCATGAGAACGTTACTTTAAGATCATCCTATGTCGACACTTTAAAGTACTATGGTTTTGATATTACGTCTTTTAACAGTGGGTTATATCCCCCTCCACCAACAACAGAGCGACCATCTTTAACAACTACAGACACACCTGGAAGAGAAATGACCATGGAGATGACGTTACCTCCAACTGCTACAGAACAACAACCTAAGTTAGACACTACAGTGGTTACAGCATCTGTAACTGTCAAAGATATGGTTACCACTACAAATCCAACTACTACTTTAACTACAGAAGAAACTACAGCTCCAACTACTACGATTATCCCTATGATATCAACTGAATTAAGTACTATGTTACCTACAGAACTCACTACCACTATTACAACTTTACAACCAACTACTACACCAAATTCAGAACCAAGTACACTTAAAATAGTTACCACAGAAGTACCTACAACTAGTACTACAGTTGTGACTACAGAAGTAAGTATGCGTACTACAGAAGAAGTTACAAAAATTACTAGGGAAATAAAAGATAATAGCATTACACCCAGTATCACAACTGAAGAAATGTATACAACACTTGCAACTTCTCCTACAAGTACTTCCGAGGAACCAACAACAGTTACCACTATAAATATAGATACCACTACAAAGGTGATCAAAGAAACTATGGAGACAACTGCAGAAGAGGTTACAACTacagaaattaatacagaaaacgTACCAATGGAAATTTCATCAACCACTG attataccACTCAAGCAGATACTACAGTAATATCTCCTATAACAACTACAACAGAAAGTGCCATTCTAGAAACTACTTCTAAGATACCTGATACAACAATAATTACTACTATTGAACCGATAGGAAGTGAAACAGAAACAACAACAGAAATTATAATGTTGGAAACTATATTAGTAACTTTGCCATCTGAAATATCAACAACAGTTGACTTATTACCACAGACTACACCTACAGTTATATCAACACAAGGTGAATCATTTCCGCAAACTACAATTACAGAAACAACAACAGACAGTTTAATAGAAGAAACTACAACAGAACCAAGTTTATCCAAAGAAACGTCAACTGAAGCTTCAAATGAAGGTGAAACATTCACACCAGCTAAATCTACAGCAACAACAATCGAATCTGTAACATTTGATAGTACATTGGTACCAACTGAGATTTCAACAGTGGCTGAATCATTCACACAAACTCAAGTTACAGAAAAAATCACAACTGAAGCACCAGCTACAGAAATTAAACCTGAAGTATCAACAAACACTGAAGCAGAAGACAGTACAAAAGAAATATCTACAGAAACTGAATCTGTTCCAGAAACAACAACTTTACTGTCATATCCCTACCCAGATGCATCAACACCAGAGATCGAAACGTCTAAAGATGTTGATGAAAATGAGGTTTTTGCCAGTGATTCCCCAACTTTGCCTGCTAAACGAAAACGATCAAAAAATAGCTTCAAGCAGTTAAATAGTTACAAACACAGACCCAGATCTACTTACACCTCGGATTATAATGAGTACCTTTCTGGAAAGAATAGAAAATTAGCCAGTGGAATAGGAGATTCAAAGAGAGATCCAATAAGAAGAACAAGATCCGTGGTAGACTACGTAATTGCTAGATACTACGATGACTATCACTCAAACAACCATCATAATTTGGAACCCTATGTACCACAAATGAGACCCAGCTTCTTAATACAGGGAAAGTATCGAGAAAATCAAATTGAGTTCATGAAGTACGATACAGTACTACCGTTTTTCTACGTATCTCATCTAAAGGTTCAAGCTTTAAGCTTTCCATTGGACAGCCCGAAATATTACTTACTCATACTGCTACCTGTGCAAGAAAACGGTGTCGATAGGCTTATTTGTGAATTGAGGTTCAATGGAAGTTTGAAGTATATCATAGAAAATTTAAGGCTCAGGCATGTGACCGCTGTTATACCAAGTTTTATGCTGAAGGGGTATGTCAATTTGACACCCACTTTGCAAAAG TTGGGTATTCGACGAGTTTTTGAACCAAATCAAGCGGACTTTTCACCAATGACCAGTttcagagaaatttttgtaacaaataTAGAACAGGCCATTACAGTTAACATCAGAAACTATGTAGAACCTGATCCTATAGTCAACAGAA GAGAATTCCGTCAAGATCCCCCTGTAGATTTTCGTGTAGATCGACCTTTCCTCTACTTTGTTGTAGACACAGAACTTCATGTAACGTTAATGGCTGGTAAAATTGTCAATCCTTTAAATACTAGAATAACGTAA